ATTGATATAATTCCCAGAAAAAATAATTATAGATTGTTTTAAAGTTTTATTAAGTAAAAAATTTGATGAATCAAATTAGATAATCATCTAATCATTCTTCACCATCATCTTCCTCTTCAAGATTATCATAGAATGGCTGTTTTATGCATCTCCATATTGAGGTGTCTCCATCTTCATCATAGAACTTTTGGAACTCGCATCCAGGAGCAATCAATACATTGAAATCAGTAACTTCCTCGCTTTTGCCAGTGTACAATATTTTTTGGCCTTCATACATCATTATCTTATGCAATATTGGAAGATTGGATTGGAAATTAGGATCTGTGCATGCTCGCAGTGGCATTTTTGCTGTAAATATTCCATCTACAGCCTCATTTTCCATGAATTCATATTCTGATCTGATAAAGAACATGTAATGTTTATCAAGTTCCACGGAATTGCTCTTCAATGTAGCTAATGTTTGTTCAAGTGAAGCAATAAATGGATTTTTTGCCTTTTCCTTAAATAGGTCTATAAGTGTAGAAGCGTTGACTATAATTGAATGCTCAGTTTGAGGGTTTATGATAATTGATGAGAAGGTATCGCCAAATCCATACAAGATCTTTGCAAGATCTCTCATATTCATTATGATATGGTCTTTCTTAAGCTTGATTTCCTTCATGATTTCTTTTCTGGTGAATGCTACAAGCGCTCTTGTCCCATCATTCAAGTTAAGGGAAATGAAATTGAACCCAAGTGGAGGTATAGGCTTTATAACATCTATAACGCTTTGGTTTTCAATGTCAAATACCTCTTCCTTTTCCATTTGAATTGGGATGAAAAGCTTTGCCTCTTTGAGTAATCTAAAGAACTCCTCTTCATCTGCAATGGTCATCATGCCAGGCTCTATTAGCATTATGTCTTCCAGTTCGCTGTTGTCTATTTCCATTTCTGCATTAACATTATAGTTGTCTATGATTTCATTCATTGCATTCACCTTTTACACTTCTGTTTAATGTTTTGTATTTTAAATTTAAAATAGTTTTATAAAATATTCTTAATTGTGTTTTTTTTTCAAAACTTATATTAATAAATATTAACAAACTTTTTTTTGACTTATAAATAAGTCAGGATTAATTGAGTAAGAGGTTTAGAAAATGGTTAAAATTTGTCCAAGCTGCAATAGCGAAAATGGGGATAATTCTAAATTTTGTAAAAATTGTGGAGAGAAATTAGAGAGTAGTTCTTCTCAAGTTAGTTCTTCTCAACTCAGCCCTAAATCAGAACCAAAAAATAATAAGAATCTTATAATTGGTGCTGCAGTTATTATTTGTGCAATAATTGTTGCTGGAGCTTTTATGGCTTTAAATTCAGATAATTCGGGGAATTCTTTGGGAGCGAACGCTTTAGACAGTGAATCAATTTCTTCAGATTATTATCAGTATGATTTTGAGGGTTATACCTTTAATATTCCTGAAGGTTATGAGGAATTTTCACTTGATGATTATTCAACTGGGCTTTCTGCTGGTGAAAAAATAGGTTTCAAAAAAGGTGACAATCAGGTTATTTTTATTGGGGTTTATGAAGATGCACCAGGATTATCAAAAGAACTTTTGGATGAGCGGTATA
Above is a genomic segment from Methanobrevibacter ruminantium containing:
- a CDS encoding SseB family protein, with protein sequence MNEIIDNYNVNAEMEIDNSELEDIMLIEPGMMTIADEEEFFRLLKEAKLFIPIQMEKEEVFDIENQSVIDVIKPIPPLGFNFISLNLNDGTRALVAFTRKEIMKEIKLKKDHIIMNMRDLAKILYGFGDTFSSIIINPQTEHSIIVNASTLIDLFKEKAKNPFIASLEQTLATLKSNSVELDKHYMFFIRSEYEFMENEAVDGIFTAKMPLRACTDPNFQSNLPILHKIMMYEGQKILYTGKSEEVTDFNVLIAPGCEFQKFYDEDGDTSIWRCIKQPFYDNLEEEDDGEE